One window of Salvelinus sp. IW2-2015 unplaced genomic scaffold, ASM291031v2 Un_scaffold2165, whole genome shotgun sequence genomic DNA carries:
- the LOC112073151 gene encoding LOW QUALITY PROTEIN: ubiquitin-like domain-containing CTD phosphatase 1 (The sequence of the model RefSeq protein was modified relative to this genomic sequence to represent the inferred CDS: substituted 1 base at 1 genomic stop codon), which translates to MSVSVIIKWGGQEYSIRTLSEEDTVLDLKQSIKSLTGVLPERQKLLGLKVKGKPAEDQVKLGSLKLKPNTKIMMMGSREESLEEVLAPPPENDDIVNDFDIEEEVIEVQNREENLAKIARRVKDYKVEGMNPPRAGKSLLVLDVDYTLFDHKSCAETGQELMRPFLHEFLTSAYEDYDIVIWSATSMKWIDAKMKELGVTDNPNXKITFMLDSAAMITVHTPKRGVVEVKPLGVIWGKYSEFYSKRNTIMFDDIGRNFLMNPQNGLKIRPFMKAHLNREKDKELFKLSQYLKEIAKLEDFSGLNHKHWERYRTKKQSQ; encoded by the exons atgtctgtgtctgtgatcaTTAAATGGGGAGGGCAGGAGTACTCCATCAGGACACTCTCCGAAGAGGACACTGTGCTGGACCTCAAGCAGTCCATCAAGTCCCTGACAGGGGTTCTCCCAGAGAGGCAGAAACTCCTAGGATTAAAGGTCAAAG gcaAACCAGCAGAGGACCAAGTGAAGCTTGGTTCACTGAAGCTGAAACCCAATACCAAGATCATGATGAtgggcagcagggaggagagtcTG GAAGAAGTTTTAGCACCTCCCCCAGAGAATGATGACATTGTCAATGACTTTGACATTGAAGAAGAGGTGATTGAAGTACAGAACAG agAGGAGAACTTGGCCAAGATAGCCCGCCGTGTCAAAGACTACAAAGTGGAGGGGATGAACCCACCCAGGGCAGGAAAGAGTCTGTTGGTACTAGATGTGGACTACACGTTGTTTG ATCATAAGTCATGTGCCGAGACGGGACAAGAGCTCATGAGGCCTTTTCTCCATGAGTTCCTGACCTCGGCGTATGAGGACTATGACATCGTCATCTGGT CTGCCACGAGTATGAAGTGGATTGATGCTAAAATGAAA GAGCTGGGAGTGACAGACAACCCTAACTARAAGATCACCTTCATGCTGGACAGTGCAGCTATGATCACGGTGCACACGCCTAAGAGGGGTGTAGTGGAG GTGAAGCCTCTTGGGGTGATATGGGGAAAGTACAGTGAGTTCTACAGCAAGAGGAACACTATCATGTTTGACGACATTGGCAGAAATTTCCTAATGAACCCACAGAACGGACTGAAG ATACGTCCATTCATGAAAGCGCACTTAAACCGTGAAAAAGACAAAGAGCTCTTCAAACTGTCTCAGTATCTTAAAGAGATTGCCAAACTGGAGGACTTCTCAGGTCTCAACCATAAGCATTGGGAGAG GTATCGCACTAAGAAACAGAGCCAGTGA